A window of Streptomyces armeniacus contains these coding sequences:
- a CDS encoding TetR/AcrR family transcriptional regulator, with protein sequence MARPRKRLLSRERIVACALALVDAEGLQAVSTRRLAAELGVSGPSLYNHFRTKDEILDAVADTVCADVDLSMFEDGTGWREALTRWARSYRAALTAHPNIVPFLAQGPGRRPSQLRMADAVFGTLTGAGWSRVQATHIGAMMRYFVAGSALGSFARGFVDDAELYARDYPHLDEAHLLADYQQRVDDGAFETGLRALLDGLALRRS encoded by the coding sequence ATGGCCCGTCCTCGCAAGCGGCTGCTCAGCCGTGAACGCATCGTCGCGTGCGCGCTCGCGCTCGTGGACGCCGAGGGACTGCAGGCGGTCTCCACCCGGCGCCTCGCCGCCGAACTGGGCGTGAGCGGGCCGTCCCTCTACAACCACTTCCGCACCAAGGACGAGATCCTGGACGCGGTCGCGGACACCGTGTGCGCGGATGTCGACCTGTCAATGTTCGAGGACGGAACGGGCTGGCGGGAGGCGCTGACGCGGTGGGCACGCTCGTACCGCGCGGCGCTCACCGCCCACCCCAACATCGTGCCGTTCCTCGCCCAGGGCCCCGGCCGGCGGCCCAGCCAGCTGCGGATGGCGGACGCGGTCTTCGGCACGCTGACCGGGGCGGGCTGGTCGCGGGTCCAGGCGACCCATATCGGGGCGATGATGCGGTACTTCGTGGCGGGCTCGGCGCTCGGCTCGTTCGCGCGCGGCTTCGTGGACGACGCGGAGCTGTACGCGCGTGACTACCCGCACCTGGACGAGGCGCACCTGCTCGCGGACTACCAGCAGCGCGTGGACGACGGCGCGTTCGAGACGGGCCTGCGCGCACTCCTGGACGGCCTGGCGCTGCGGCGGAGTTGA
- a CDS encoding ABC transporter substrate-binding protein: MGLTRSRFLAALGAGGAALALNGCAESPAPLDVTGPALARDPRGTLRLWIRGGLLATGQRLVDSFHAAQDRIRIELTPVQDGQYVTKLATAIRGGREPDLVEMDDINSALFIHRGVFADLTPLINELPFREQLSPGHLAVGKRDGRYYAVPSLADNSALWCNRALLDRAKVDIDDATGSFEGCLEAARAVSALGRDTYGWYLSGNGAGALSFTVQPHIWAADTELVTGSVGSQRGNIEGNEPLRRTLAFLHTLWSERLMPRGAFSDDGIRWATDFHAGKVAMLPSGYGIVYPKAPRALRDDLDVRLLCGPDGGRAFFDGGSNYSLPNGSRNPSAAWEFIRFSLALKQQRALPETGYIPVRADAASPGFRAKYPLAVPPLDDMDAGHAPLTLAYNRIFNQSDGPWLAMIRRAVFGGEVGAAMREAQQGIDEILRQGDA; encoded by the coding sequence ATGGGACTCACCCGGAGCCGTTTCCTGGCCGCGCTCGGCGCCGGCGGTGCGGCCCTGGCGCTGAACGGCTGCGCCGAGTCGCCGGCGCCCCTCGACGTCACGGGCCCCGCGCTCGCCCGCGACCCCCGGGGCACGCTGCGGCTGTGGATACGCGGCGGGCTGCTCGCCACGGGACAGCGGCTCGTGGACAGCTTCCACGCCGCGCAGGACCGGATACGGATCGAGCTGACGCCCGTACAGGACGGCCAGTACGTCACCAAGCTCGCCACCGCCATACGCGGCGGGCGCGAGCCGGACCTCGTCGAGATGGACGACATCAACTCCGCCCTGTTCATCCACCGCGGCGTGTTCGCCGATCTCACCCCGCTCATCAACGAGTTGCCGTTCCGCGAGCAGCTCAGCCCGGGTCATCTGGCGGTCGGCAAGCGCGACGGACGCTACTACGCGGTGCCGTCCCTCGCCGACAATTCCGCGCTGTGGTGCAACCGGGCGCTGCTGGACCGGGCCAAGGTCGACATCGACGACGCGACCGGCTCGTTCGAGGGCTGCCTGGAGGCGGCCAGGGCCGTGTCCGCGCTGGGCAGGGACACGTATGGCTGGTATCTCTCCGGAAACGGCGCCGGTGCCCTCTCGTTCACCGTGCAGCCGCACATCTGGGCCGCCGACACCGAGCTCGTCACCGGCTCAGTCGGCAGCCAGCGCGGCAACATCGAAGGCAACGAGCCGCTGCGCCGCACCCTCGCCTTCCTGCACACGCTCTGGTCCGAACGCCTCATGCCGCGCGGCGCGTTCTCCGACGACGGCATCCGCTGGGCCACCGACTTCCACGCCGGGAAGGTGGCGATGCTGCCCTCCGGCTACGGAATCGTGTACCCCAAGGCGCCCCGGGCCCTGCGCGACGACCTCGACGTACGGCTCCTGTGCGGCCCGGACGGCGGCCGCGCCTTCTTCGACGGCGGCAGCAACTACTCCCTGCCCAACGGCTCCAGGAACCCGTCCGCCGCCTGGGAGTTCATCCGCTTCAGCCTCGCCCTGAAGCAGCAGCGCGCCCTGCCGGAGACCGGCTACATCCCCGTACGCGCCGACGCGGCGTCGCCCGGCTTCCGTGCGAAGTACCCGCTCGCGGTGCCGCCGCTGGACGACATGGACGCCGGCCACGCGCCGCTCACCCTCGCGTACAACCGCATCTTCAACCAGAGCGACGGCCCCTGGCTGGCCATGATCCGCCGGGCCGTGTTCGGCGGCGAGGTCGGTGCGGCGATGCGCGAGGCGCAGCAGGGCATCGACGAGATCCTGCGACAGGGGGACGCATGA
- a CDS encoding carbohydrate ABC transporter permease — translation MTTTLPDRPEVRRRSPRPQRPAPPRDSRRRGDTRLRNLLYVLGGTGAALVFVVPLAFALVRSVQPHDVVMNKPSLSTFFDWTTGNFTRIVTDGILGRPVLNSLVVSLATAALTALLATLAGYGFARFPFRARGALFSALVLTIMVPFQAILTPLYLELNTLGLTDSLLGLVLFYTTVNLPFGVFVMRNAFAAVPTELEDSAHVDGAGTLRMLFSVLRPMVTPGAATVALYAFLASWTEFLGALTFLTDQKLYTLPVSLANLQQGTYGTVDFGLLAAGAVVAMVPCVVLFAALQRFYVAGLVAGAVKG, via the coding sequence ATGACCACCACCCTGCCGGACCGGCCCGAGGTCCGACGCCGCTCGCCACGGCCGCAGCGGCCGGCGCCGCCGCGCGACTCCCGGCGGCGCGGCGACACCCGCCTCAGGAACCTGCTGTACGTGCTGGGCGGTACGGGCGCGGCGCTCGTCTTCGTCGTGCCGCTTGCCTTCGCGCTCGTACGCTCCGTGCAGCCCCACGACGTGGTGATGAACAAGCCGAGCCTGTCCACCTTCTTCGACTGGACCACCGGCAACTTCACCCGCATCGTCACCGACGGCATCCTCGGCCGCCCGGTGCTCAACAGCCTCGTCGTCTCGCTCGCCACGGCGGCACTCACCGCGCTGCTCGCGACGCTGGCCGGGTACGGCTTCGCGCGCTTCCCGTTCCGTGCCCGCGGCGCGCTGTTCAGCGCCCTGGTGCTGACCATCATGGTGCCGTTCCAGGCGATCCTGACGCCGCTCTATCTGGAGCTGAACACCCTCGGCCTGACCGACTCGCTGCTCGGGCTGGTGCTCTTCTACACGACGGTCAACCTCCCGTTCGGCGTCTTCGTCATGCGGAACGCATTCGCGGCCGTCCCCACGGAGCTGGAGGACTCGGCGCACGTCGACGGGGCGGGCACGCTGCGGATGCTGTTCTCCGTGCTGCGCCCCATGGTCACGCCGGGCGCGGCCACCGTCGCGCTCTACGCGTTCCTCGCGTCCTGGACGGAGTTCCTGGGCGCCCTGACGTTCCTCACCGACCAGAAGCTGTACACACTGCCGGTCAGCCTCGCCAACCTGCAGCAGGGGACCTACGGCACGGTCGACTTCGGCCTGCTGGCGGCCGGAGCGGTCGTGGCGATGGTCCCCTGCGTCGTGCTGTTCGCAGCGCTCCAGCGCTTCTACGTGGCCGGGCTGGTCGCCGGAGCGGTCAAGGGCTGA
- a CDS encoding zinc-binding dehydrogenase: protein MVRAAVLPAVGAPLELTEIELPEPGPGQVRVRLAAAGVCHSDLSLSNGTLRQPVPAVLGHEGAGTVVSVGEGVGTAAPGDRVVLNWAPSCGSCHFCAELAEPWLCQRANAATTVPYARTAAGDELYPGLSVAAFAEETVVPAHAVLPAPDGVPLADAALLGCAALTGYGAVHHSARVRAGESVAVFGVGGVGLATLQAARIAGAERIVAVDVAAGKQPLAVAAGATDFVLASDTTAKEIRALTGGLGVDVAIECAGRGAAIRTAWNSTRRGGRTTVVGIGGKDDQVSFSALEIFHFARTLSGCVFGDCVPSRDLPVLAEHVREGRLDLAALVTERIGLDGIPAAFEAMTEGRGGRALVVFEP from the coding sequence ATGGTCCGCGCCGCCGTACTGCCCGCCGTCGGAGCCCCGTTGGAGCTGACGGAGATCGAACTGCCCGAGCCGGGGCCGGGGCAGGTACGGGTGCGCCTGGCCGCCGCCGGGGTGTGCCACTCCGACCTGTCCCTGTCCAACGGCACCCTGCGCCAGCCCGTGCCCGCCGTCCTGGGCCACGAGGGCGCGGGCACGGTCGTCTCGGTCGGCGAGGGCGTCGGCACGGCGGCGCCCGGCGACCGCGTGGTCCTCAACTGGGCGCCGTCCTGCGGCAGCTGCCACTTCTGCGCCGAGCTCGCCGAGCCCTGGCTGTGCCAGCGCGCGAACGCCGCCACCACCGTGCCGTACGCCCGTACGGCGGCCGGTGACGAGCTGTACCCCGGGCTGAGCGTCGCCGCCTTCGCGGAGGAGACGGTCGTGCCCGCGCACGCCGTCCTGCCCGCGCCGGACGGCGTACCCCTGGCGGACGCGGCGCTGCTCGGCTGCGCGGCGCTCACGGGGTACGGCGCCGTGCACCACAGCGCGCGGGTGCGGGCGGGGGAGTCGGTGGCCGTGTTCGGCGTCGGCGGGGTCGGCCTGGCCACGCTGCAGGCGGCGCGGATCGCCGGGGCGGAACGGATCGTGGCCGTGGACGTCGCCGCGGGCAAGCAGCCGCTGGCCGTCGCGGCCGGGGCGACGGACTTCGTCCTGGCCTCCGACACCACGGCGAAGGAGATCCGCGCGCTGACCGGCGGCCTCGGCGTGGACGTCGCCATCGAGTGCGCGGGGCGCGGCGCGGCGATCCGTACGGCGTGGAACTCCACGCGGCGCGGCGGCCGTACGACCGTGGTGGGCATCGGCGGCAAGGACGACCAGGTGTCGTTCTCCGCGCTGGAGATCTTCCACTTCGCCCGCACGCTGTCCGGCTGCGTCTTCGGCGACTGCGTGCCGTCGCGTGATCTGCCGGTGCTGGCGGAACACGTACGGGAGGGGCGGCTCGACCTGGCGGCACTGGTCACCGAGCGGATCGGGCTGGACGGCATCCCGGCGGCGTTCGAGGCGATGACGGAGGGGCGCGGCGGGCGCGCGCTGGTGGTCTTCGAGCCGTAG
- a CDS encoding carbohydrate ABC transporter permease has translation MSTTLREPKSRTARARKGSLTHRPLTGLLLVSPAMLFVLVFVFAPLAVAVFISLTDFPLIGPYRFVGLKNYELAWSDPVFGRSIGYTLLYTALVTPFILTLGYGLAVLVRSNRRGAALLRTLFFLPFVIGLSTVSFITLLEAQPGSGALNATLKALGLTDGTTPWLVDGPRATGLVIVMVIWGTSGLTMVLLMSAMQGIPREVYESAELDGAGWWRTERHITLPMVRRALALSTLISVVGSLLAFPQFYILTQGGPGSETTTVVMSVYRRAFVDLQLGASTAMSLILVMITAVVAGLQFWLLREKD, from the coding sequence ATGAGTACGACGCTCCGCGAGCCGAAGTCCCGTACGGCGCGCGCCCGTAAGGGGTCGCTCACCCACCGGCCGCTGACCGGGCTGCTGCTGGTCTCGCCGGCCATGCTGTTCGTGCTCGTCTTCGTGTTCGCGCCGCTGGCCGTCGCCGTCTTCATCTCGCTGACGGACTTCCCGCTGATCGGCCCGTACCGGTTCGTCGGCCTGAAGAACTACGAACTGGCCTGGTCCGACCCGGTGTTCGGGCGGTCCATCGGCTACACGCTCCTCTACACGGCCCTCGTGACCCCGTTCATCCTGACCCTGGGCTACGGGCTGGCCGTCCTGGTGCGTTCCAACCGGCGCGGCGCCGCGCTCCTGCGCACGCTGTTCTTCCTGCCGTTCGTCATCGGCCTGAGCACCGTCAGCTTCATCACGCTCCTGGAGGCGCAGCCCGGCAGCGGCGCGCTGAACGCGACGCTCAAGGCGCTGGGCCTGACGGACGGCACGACGCCCTGGCTCGTGGACGGGCCGCGCGCGACGGGACTCGTCATCGTGATGGTGATCTGGGGGACGTCCGGGCTGACGATGGTCCTCCTGATGTCCGCGATGCAGGGCATACCGCGGGAGGTATACGAGTCGGCCGAGCTGGACGGCGCGGGCTGGTGGCGTACCGAGCGGCACATCACGCTGCCGATGGTGCGCCGCGCGCTGGCCCTGAGCACGCTGATCTCCGTCGTCGGATCGCTGCTGGCCTTCCCGCAGTTCTACATCCTCACCCAGGGCGGCCCCGGCTCCGAGACGACGACCGTGGTGATGTCCGTCTACCGGCGCGCCTTCGTCGATCTCCAGCTGGGCGCCTCCACGGCGATGTCGCTCATCCTCGTAATGATCACCGCCGTCGTCGCCGGACTGCAGTTCTGGCTGCTCCGCGAGAAGGACTGA
- a CDS encoding MaoC family dehydratase, whose product MAEPRIFTSADELRAAVGEELGSSDWLEIDQKRIDLFAEATGDHQWIHVDPERAAAGPFGTTIAHGYLTLSLLPAFVPQVLRVEGVRMGINYGVNKVRFPATVPVGSRLRGHAVLTDVTDVADGVQVTAKVTVEREGGEKPVCVAESVSRYFW is encoded by the coding sequence ATGGCGGAGCCGCGGATTTTCACGTCGGCCGACGAACTGCGAGCGGCGGTCGGCGAAGAGCTCGGCAGCAGCGACTGGCTGGAGATCGACCAGAAGCGAATCGACCTGTTCGCCGAGGCGACCGGTGACCACCAGTGGATCCACGTGGACCCGGAGCGCGCCGCGGCGGGCCCGTTCGGCACGACCATCGCGCACGGTTATCTGACGCTGTCGCTGCTCCCCGCCTTCGTACCGCAGGTGCTGCGCGTCGAAGGCGTCCGGATGGGGATCAACTACGGCGTGAACAAGGTGCGTTTCCCCGCCACCGTCCCCGTCGGCTCCCGGCTGCGGGGACACGCCGTGCTCACCGACGTCACGGACGTGGCCGACGGCGTGCAGGTGACGGCCAAAGTCACGGTGGAGCGCGAGGGCGGCGAGAAGCCGGTGTGCGTCGCGGAGAGCGTCAGCCGCTACTTCTGGTAG
- a CDS encoding TetR/AcrR family transcriptional regulator gives MTDAVDEAAGADEAADESFGSVTPDAARRLLLGAVEAFAERGFHATTTRDIAGRAGMSPAALYIHYRTKEELLYQISRVGHERSVRILGAAAETGDTAAERLDAAVRTFVRWHAEYHTTARVVQYELSALAEEHYTEIVAMRRRTEEILRTILSDGVAAGEFTVADVNGTALAVLSLCIDVARWYRSGGPRTPDEIGGLYAGLVLRMVGAEPRGV, from the coding sequence ATGACGGATGCGGTGGACGAGGCGGCCGGTGCCGACGAGGCGGCCGACGAGTCGTTCGGCAGCGTCACCCCCGACGCCGCGCGGCGGCTGCTGCTGGGCGCGGTGGAGGCGTTCGCCGAACGCGGCTTCCACGCCACCACGACCCGCGACATCGCGGGCCGTGCCGGGATGAGCCCGGCCGCGCTCTACATCCACTACCGGACCAAGGAAGAGCTGCTCTACCAGATCAGCCGGGTCGGCCACGAGCGTTCCGTACGCATCCTCGGCGCCGCCGCCGAGACCGGCGACACCGCGGCGGAACGCCTCGACGCGGCGGTGCGTACGTTCGTCCGCTGGCACGCCGAGTACCACACCACCGCGCGCGTCGTGCAGTACGAGCTGTCCGCGCTGGCCGAGGAGCACTACACCGAGATCGTCGCGATGCGGCGGCGCACCGAGGAGATCCTGCGGACGATCCTGTCCGACGGGGTGGCGGCGGGGGAGTTCACCGTCGCCGACGTCAACGGGACGGCGCTCGCGGTGCTTTCGCTCTGCATCGACGTGGCGCGGTGGTACCGGTCGGGCGGGCCGCGCACGCCGGACGAGATCGGCGGGCTGTACGCGGGGCTGGTGCTGCGCATGGTCGGCGCCGAACCCAGGGGCGTGTGA
- a CDS encoding TetR/AcrR family transcriptional regulator: MAAATRLFAERGYDRTSVQEIVEASGVTKGALYHYFGSKDDLLHEIYGRLLRLQQDRLDTFACADAPVEQRLRDAAADVVVTTIDNLDDAMIFFRSMHQLSPEKQKQVRTERRRYHERFRALVEEGQQHGVFSTATPADLVVDYHFGSVHHLGSWYRPDGPLTPQEVADHLADLLLRALRP; the protein is encoded by the coding sequence ATGGCCGCCGCCACGCGACTCTTCGCCGAACGCGGCTACGACCGCACGTCCGTTCAGGAGATCGTCGAGGCGTCGGGCGTCACCAAGGGCGCGCTCTACCACTACTTCGGCTCCAAGGACGACCTGCTGCACGAGATCTACGGCCGGCTGCTGCGGCTCCAGCAGGACCGGCTCGACACGTTCGCGTGCGCGGACGCGCCCGTCGAGCAGCGGCTGCGGGACGCCGCGGCCGATGTCGTCGTGACAACCATCGACAACCTCGACGACGCCATGATTTTCTTCCGGTCGATGCACCAGCTCAGCCCCGAGAAGCAGAAGCAGGTGCGCACGGAGCGCCGCCGGTACCACGAGCGGTTCCGCGCGCTGGTCGAGGAGGGACAGCAGCACGGGGTGTTCAGCACCGCCACCCCGGCCGACCTGGTGGTGGACTACCACTTCGGTTCCGTTCACCATCTCGGCAGCTGGTACCGCCCCGACGGGCCGCTGACGCCGCAGGAGGTCGCCGACCACCTGGCGGACCTGCTGCTGCGCGCGCTGCGGCCGTGA
- a CDS encoding SDR family oxidoreductase encodes METLREAGVVVTGGGGGIGAALARRFAAEGARVVVNDLDADKAAAVAAEIGGSAVPGDASGVVGPAREALGGRVDVFCANAGVASEGGPEAPDDVWDASWDVNVKAHVRAARELVPGWLEDGGGGRFISTVSAAGLLTMVGSAPYSVTKHAAYAFAEWLSVTYRHRGISVHAVCPQGVRTDMLRATGPTGELVLAPTAIEPEAVADAVLDAVAADRFLVLPHPETAGQYAVRAAEPDRWLGSMNRLQQKLEQTLGTDAKTDPEVAR; translated from the coding sequence GTGGAGACCTTGAGGGAAGCAGGGGTGGTCGTCACCGGCGGGGGCGGCGGCATCGGGGCGGCGCTGGCCCGCCGGTTCGCGGCCGAGGGCGCCCGCGTCGTCGTCAACGACCTGGACGCGGACAAGGCCGCGGCCGTCGCCGCCGAGATCGGCGGCAGCGCGGTCCCGGGCGACGCCTCCGGCGTCGTCGGCCCGGCGCGCGAGGCGCTCGGCGGCCGTGTCGACGTGTTCTGCGCGAACGCGGGCGTGGCCTCCGAGGGCGGCCCCGAGGCGCCCGACGACGTGTGGGACGCGTCCTGGGACGTCAACGTGAAGGCGCACGTACGGGCCGCGCGCGAGCTGGTGCCCGGCTGGCTGGAGGACGGCGGCGGTGGCAGGTTCATCTCCACCGTCTCGGCCGCGGGACTGCTCACCATGGTCGGCTCGGCGCCGTACAGCGTGACGAAGCACGCCGCGTACGCCTTCGCCGAGTGGCTCTCGGTCACCTACCGGCACCGGGGCATCAGCGTGCACGCCGTGTGCCCGCAGGGCGTGCGTACGGACATGCTGCGCGCCACCGGTCCCACCGGCGAGCTGGTGCTCGCGCCGACCGCCATCGAGCCGGAGGCCGTCGCGGACGCCGTGCTCGACGCCGTCGCCGCGGACCGGTTCCTCGTGCTCCCGCACCCGGAGACGGCGGGGCAGTACGCGGTGCGCGCCGCCGAACCCGACCGCTGGCTCGGCAGCATGAACCGGCTCCAGCAGAAGCTGGAGCAGACCCTGGGCACGGACGCGAAGACGGACCCCGAGGTGGCGCGGTGA
- a CDS encoding NADPH:quinone oxidoreductase family protein, whose translation MKAWRVHTNGEPREVMRLEDIPEPEPGPGELLVRVRAANINFPDALLCRGEYQVRPPLPFTPGVEVCGEVLAAGEGAEAEEGARVIAQPVLPTGGFAERTVVTAAGARPAPEALDDAEAAALHIGYQTGWFGLHRRARLQSGETLLVHAAAGGVGSAAVQLGKAAGARVIGVVGGAAKAETARELGCDVVVDRRTDDLVAAVKEATEGRGADVVYDPVGGDAYAKSVKCVAFEGRIVVLGFASGAVPTPGLNHALIKNYSILGLHWGLYNQKDPAAVSACHEELSKLAQEGAVRPYVSERVPLAGAADAVQRVFDGVTTGRVVVETALEAGDSDDAP comes from the coding sequence GTGAAGGCATGGCGCGTCCACACGAACGGCGAGCCGCGAGAGGTGATGCGGCTCGAGGACATCCCGGAGCCGGAGCCCGGCCCCGGTGAACTGCTGGTGCGGGTACGCGCCGCCAACATCAACTTCCCCGACGCCCTGCTCTGCCGCGGCGAGTACCAGGTGCGCCCGCCGCTCCCGTTCACCCCCGGCGTGGAGGTGTGCGGCGAGGTGCTGGCGGCCGGCGAGGGCGCCGAGGCGGAGGAGGGCGCGCGGGTGATCGCGCAGCCGGTGCTGCCAACGGGCGGCTTCGCCGAGCGTACGGTCGTCACCGCGGCGGGCGCGCGGCCCGCCCCCGAGGCGCTGGACGACGCGGAGGCCGCGGCGCTCCACATCGGTTACCAGACAGGCTGGTTCGGCCTGCACCGGCGGGCGCGGCTGCAGTCCGGCGAGACGCTGCTGGTGCACGCGGCGGCAGGCGGCGTGGGCAGCGCGGCAGTTCAGCTCGGCAAGGCGGCGGGCGCGCGCGTGATCGGCGTCGTGGGCGGCGCCGCGAAGGCGGAGACGGCCCGCGAGCTGGGCTGCGACGTGGTGGTGGACCGCCGTACGGACGACCTGGTGGCCGCCGTGAAGGAGGCCACCGAGGGCCGGGGCGCGGACGTGGTGTACGACCCGGTGGGCGGCGACGCGTACGCCAAGTCCGTGAAGTGCGTGGCCTTCGAGGGCCGCATCGTGGTCCTCGGCTTCGCCAGCGGGGCCGTGCCGACGCCGGGGCTCAACCACGCGCTGATCAAGAACTACTCGATCCTGGGCCTGCATTGGGGCCTCTACAACCAGAAGGACCCGGCTGCGGTCTCGGCCTGCCACGAGGAGCTGAGCAAGCTCGCCCAGGAGGGCGCCGTACGCCCGTACGTCAGCGAGCGCGTGCCGCTCGCGGGCGCGGCGGATGCGGTGCAGCGGGTGTTCGACGGGGTCACCACGGGGCGGGTGGTCGTGGAGACGGCCTTGGAGGCCGGCGACTCCGACGACGCTCCCTAG
- a CDS encoding aldehyde dehydrogenase family protein — MQAHDGMYIDGAWRTAAGTGTIEVVNPADETVLGAVPAGEAEDVDAAVRAAAAALPGWAGTPTAERAARIGALRDVLNGRHEEIARTVTAELGAPIGFSRAVHAGVPVKVADSYARLAAEHPFEEKIGNSRVLHEPVGVVGAITPWNYPLHQIVAKVAPALAAGCTVVLKPAENTPLVAQLFAEAVHEAGLPAGVFNLVTGLGPVAGEALAAHPDVDLVSFTGSTAVGSRIGALAGGAVKRVALELGGKSANVILPGADLTRAVKVGVANVMSNSGQTCSAWTRMLVDADRYDEAVRLAAEATAKYAPGDPLDESARTGPVVSARQRDRVAGYIARGAEEGARIVAGGPGAPEGRERGWYVRPTVFADVTPEMTIAQEEIFGPVLTVLRYEDLDDAVRIANGTVYGLAGAVWSEDEDEAVAFARRLETGQVDINGGRFNPLAPFGGYKRSGVGRELGAHGLSEYLQTKSLQF; from the coding sequence ATGCAGGCACACGACGGTATGTACATCGACGGCGCGTGGCGTACGGCCGCGGGCACCGGCACCATCGAGGTCGTCAACCCCGCCGACGAGACGGTGCTCGGCGCCGTACCCGCGGGCGAGGCGGAGGACGTGGACGCGGCCGTACGCGCCGCAGCCGCCGCGCTGCCCGGCTGGGCCGGCACGCCGACGGCCGAACGAGCCGCCCGTATCGGCGCCCTCCGCGACGTGCTGAACGGCCGGCACGAGGAGATCGCCCGTACGGTCACGGCCGAACTGGGCGCGCCCATCGGCTTCTCCCGCGCCGTGCACGCGGGCGTGCCGGTGAAGGTCGCCGACAGCTACGCGCGGCTCGCGGCCGAGCACCCCTTCGAGGAGAAGATCGGCAACTCCCGCGTCCTGCACGAGCCCGTCGGCGTCGTCGGCGCCATCACTCCCTGGAACTACCCGCTGCACCAGATCGTCGCCAAGGTCGCGCCCGCGCTGGCCGCGGGCTGCACGGTGGTGCTGAAGCCCGCCGAGAACACGCCGCTGGTGGCCCAGCTGTTCGCCGAGGCCGTACACGAAGCGGGCCTGCCCGCGGGGGTGTTCAACCTGGTCACCGGCCTCGGCCCGGTCGCGGGCGAGGCGCTGGCCGCGCACCCGGACGTCGACCTGGTGTCGTTCACGGGCTCCACCGCGGTCGGCAGCCGCATCGGTGCGCTCGCGGGCGGCGCGGTCAAGCGCGTGGCGCTGGAGCTGGGCGGCAAGTCCGCGAACGTGATCCTGCCCGGCGCCGACCTCACCCGCGCCGTCAAGGTGGGCGTCGCGAACGTCATGTCCAACTCCGGCCAGACGTGCAGCGCCTGGACCCGGATGCTCGTCGACGCCGACCGGTACGACGAGGCCGTACGGCTGGCGGCCGAGGCCACCGCGAAGTACGCGCCCGGCGATCCGCTGGACGAGTCGGCCCGTACGGGCCCCGTCGTCAGCGCCCGGCAGCGCGACCGCGTGGCCGGCTACATCGCGCGCGGCGCGGAGGAGGGCGCGCGGATCGTCGCGGGCGGCCCCGGCGCGCCGGAGGGGCGCGAACGCGGCTGGTACGTGCGGCCCACGGTGTTCGCCGACGTCACACCGGAGATGACGATCGCGCAGGAGGAGATCTTCGGCCCGGTGCTGACGGTCCTGCGGTACGAGGACCTCGACGACGCCGTACGGATCGCCAACGGCACTGTGTACGGCCTCGCCGGCGCCGTGTGGTCCGAGGACGAGGACGAGGCGGTCGCGTTCGCCCGCCGGCTGGAGACGGGGCAGGTCGACATCAACGGGGGGCGCTTCAACCCCCTTGCGCCGTTCGGCGGTTACAAGCGCTCCGGCGTGGGGCGCGAGCTGGGGGCGCACGGCCTCAGCGAGTACCTCCAGACGAAGTCGCTGCAGTTCTGA